ATAACCAAATCACCAATCACACAATTGTCAATTCGCATAACATAATAAAAACACAAAACGACCCATCAACATATTAAAGCCAATGACTCATAAACTCTTCTAAAATAAGAAATACGTGAGAAATCGAAAGTAAAACAAAACAAGAAGCGAAGGTGATAACTGCGAGATGAGATGCATACCATCCTTGTATGAATGAGAAGCAAGAGGAATCATGATCATGTCTATGGTAGTACGGTTGAGATGGTGGTGGCGGCGGCGGTGGCGGAGGGTACCCATCATGGAAGTAGCCCTGGTATCCCGGTGGTGGTGGGGGATATATCGCTTGGGGTGGGGGAGGAGGGTAGACTCCTTGCGGTGGTGTAGGTGGAGGATAAGGTTGAGATTCATATTGCGGAGGCGGGTATGGTTGGGAGTACCCTGCGCCCAAACCAACAAACAGATCTTAACATGATTTTATACGATCCAAACAAGGATTCTCGACACCTATCCCACAATCTAGTAAAATTCAAGAAAATCTACAGAAGCGCAACAAAATTCAACGAAGAAATTCGATCAAAAGAAAGCGGTCTTTGCCTGGTCGGGGGTAGGTTTCTTGGGGAGGGACTTGCTGGTAGCTCATTCTCCTCCTCTTCTGATGCTGGTTGGCTTGGCAGGCAGTGTAGGTACAAACAAAGAGGGTGGACTGGGTGGAGAACAAATGGTAATCTTCAATCAGCAGGATTTGGTTGCCTTTGCAGAGTGCCCCCAGGGAGACATGTGAGGGAGCCTTGAGGTGCAAGGCCCTGGGTTCTATAAATTTTACTGAGCTTATTCGCCACCTAAAACCATTTACCCAGATAAAATCtgataaattatctaaaaaatttatagcCAGCCAGATCACACTGAACGGTGATCTCAGGTTATGAGTTCACCAGGTCAGCCAGTAAATTTGGATGAACTCCAAGGGTAAGGTATTGAGGAGCCCATGTCCTCTGTGTCCTCCTTCCAAGGTTTTCACGGCCCTTTTCCTCCTTTTAGGGTTTCTAGCATCCCTTTCTTGACCATCCGCCCATCCTAGGATTTTCATCGGTTCTGATACAAATGTCTTTATATTAGCATAATTTTCTATTTCATTGTTGATTAGGAGTATTTTTTGGGATAGATGTAATTTGAAttgtttttactatttttattttgCTAGAGTTCTATACAAGCATGTAGATGTCGTTTGGATGATTATACTGAATAAAATCATTATTCCCTTAGGGATCATTTTTTGatggataaatatcatgaaaaaattgatcaattttttcattgacCAATTTACCAATgttctcatatttttaaaaatggaTAAGTTACTTTACTATAGgcaatatttattcataaaatgagaaaaaattttatccatccagaggatggctaaatcatttttccatcagCCTATAAAATAGGTATTTAATACTATACCTAAAATATCCATCCTCATTTTcaatgttcccatcattcaatgcTTAATAACTTAGTCAAATCTAAAAAGCATAAGGGATATCATgggaaatatggataaattttactaACTTATCCAAAAAAGCAGTAATGTAAAAGAACATGGGTAACAAATTCCGAAACCACTTTTCTATATGTAAAAgaacataaataaattattttcttatttaaatattatctaaaaaatatttatccagaAAAATATGGATTCTCAGACAAATCTTTTATCTATAAAAGAACGAACCCTTGTGGTTATCTTGGAGATCTGATCCTCTCGAAGTGGTCAAATTTTCTTTTCCTCTATCCCTCGATATGGtagaattgtatcatttggtatcagagccatggcgGAAGGAACACATTTCTAATAGATGGAAAGGCATACGAACACAATAGAGAAACGGATCTCCAAGATGCAATAACAACTTGCAACGATATCAGAGCAGAACAAGCAACTCACCGCCAACCATAATTGAGCCTTTGATAATCTTAATCTTTGATTATAGGCTTAGATCTTAAATATAGTCAGATACAGGCTCAGACACAGATGCGATATACTACGGCCAAGGGCTCCTCTAATGGCAATAAGAATGTTAATCCATTACGATGGAAAGGATTTGATTTTCAGGAGGGATTTGAAAATCTAGTCCAACCTCGAATCACAAAAATTGAATTTTTTAGTTATAATGATGAAGATCCGACTAGATGCATCTATCGAGCTgagcaatttttttaaatttaatttgattttagaGGTGCAAAAAGGTCCATTAGCATCATTCCACTTGCAGGATGCTCTTCAATGGTATTGATGGTTGGAGAAAAATCATGATACtatatcttgaaaaaaatttgtAGATGCTTTTTGTGCTCAATTTGATTCAAGCATCTTCAAGAATTATACTGAAAAACTCATGATGCTTCGTCAATCTACTACTGTAAGTGAGTATCAGTTACATTTTGAGCAACTCGCTAATCGAACTAATGACTTGTTTGAGGAATTTTTTGTTAACTATTTTGTTAACAGACTTAAGGATGAGATTAAATATGAGGTGCGCATATTTTGACCAACTTCCATGATTGCTACTATTGGATTGGCCAAAATCAAAGAGGAGCAATTGTTAGCCTTATGGAGAATCAAGGTTAGTACTCCTAGCTCATACTCTTCATGTGTTGCTCCTAATGCAAAAGCTCATTTTCCCTCTATTAAGCAATTGTCATCCACCAACGCTAAGGCTCGGCATGGAAAAGGGCTATATTTTAATTGTGATGAGAACTATAGCCCTAGTTATCTTTGTAAGACACAACAATTGTTTCTAATTGGAGGTGAGTGGACAGAGGATGCACAGGTAGTAGCAGTGGATGAAGTTGAGGATACTGCCTAATAGCTTGATGACGTG
The sequence above is a segment of the Elaeis guineensis isolate ETL-2024a chromosome 7, EG11, whole genome shotgun sequence genome. Coding sequences within it:
- the LOC105034686 gene encoding uncharacterized protein — protein: MSYQQVPPQETYPRPGYSQPYPPPQYESQPYPPPTPPQGVYPPPPPQAIYPPPPPGYQGYFHDGYPPPPPPPPPSQPYYHRHDHDSSCFSFIQGCLGALCCCCVLEECCF